In Frederiksenia canicola, the sequence TGTAGGTTTGATTTTATTCATCTTCCTATACAAGTTTGGTGATTCTCTTGCGACTTCATTACAAACTAAGTTCATCTTAGATATGGGCTTTAGCAAAACGGATGTGGGTACTGTGGTGAAGCTCAATTCTCTGTGGGCATCGATTATTTCAGGTATGATCGGCGGGGTGATGATGATCCGTTTGGGTATTAATCGCTCACTATGGTTGTTTGGTATCGTTCAGCTTGTTACTATTCTTGGCTTTGCATGGATGGCAAGTTACGGCAAGTTTGAGACAATTGGTGGCTATGAGTTATTTGTACTCACTACTGTGATTATCGGTGAATATGTTGGGGTTGGGTTAGGTACAGCCGCATTTGTGGCATTTATGGCTCGTGAAACCAATCCACTTTACACGGCGACTCAATTAGCGATTTTTACTAGCCTTGCAGCCATTCCAAGTAAAATCTTTGGGGCATTCTCAGGTGTATTAGTGGCGGATTATGGCTATTACAATTTCTTCTGGATTTGCTTCTTTGTTGGCATTCCAGGTATGCTGATGCTTTTCAAGGTTGCCCCTTGGAATGAGAAGAAGGCGTAAAACCATTTCGTAAGCAAATAAGTAGGGTGTCCTTACTATTTGCAAAATTTTTAATCAATCTGACCGCTTGTACTGGTCAAAAAAGGTGGGTTAAGGCCCACCTCACATTTTCTTTTTATTTTCTATTTGGAGTCTTAAATGAAAATTATTTTATTAGGTGCACCGGGTGCGGGTAAAGGCACGCAAGCACAGTTTATGATGAACAAATTCGGTATTCCGCAAATTTCAACAGGCGATATGTTCCGTGCGGCAATTAAAGAAGGTACTGAACTTGGCAAACAAGCGAAAGCCTTAATGGACGAAGGTAAACTGGTACCAGATGAGCTTACCGTTGCATTAGTAAAAGATCGTATTTCACAGCCAGACTGTGCGGGCGGTTTCTTATTAGATGGCTTCCCACGAACCATTCCACAAGCCGATGCGTTGAAAGATGCGGGGGTGAAAATTGATTTCGTGTTGGAATTTGATGTCGCAGATGACGTGATTGTTGAGCGTATGAGCGGTCGCCGTGTACATCAGCCGTCTGGCCGTACTTACCACGTGGTTTACAACCCGCCAAAAGTGGAAGGCAAAGATGATGTAACGGGCGAAGATTTGATTATTCGTCAAGACGATAAACCTGAAACCGTATTAGAGCGTTTGGCAATCTACCACAAACAAACCAAGCCATTAATCGCTTACTATACCGCAGAAGCCGAGGCAGGTAACACGCAATATCACCGTTTAGATGGTACAAAACCAGTTGAAGCAGTGAGTGCAGAATTGGACAAAATCTTAAGTTAATAAACGCAAAAAGCAGATCAATGTGTGATCTGCTTTTTTATTGGGGATGTTGCTAATATTTTACGGTATGCCCGTAGCTTTCCAAAATCGTTTTGATATGTTCTAACGACTCTTTTGTTGGTGGCTGCACATCCTCCAACTCATATTTATGTCCCAACGTTTCCCATTTGTGTGCACCCAAGCGGTGATAAGGCAGGAGTTCCACTTTTTCGATATTGGTCATACCTTCAATAAATTTGCCCAAGCGATGAATAGAATCATCATCATCCGTCCAACCAGGCACGACCACATAGCGAATCCAAGTCGGTTGGTTACGTTTTTGCAAGTAAAGAGCAAATTCTAAGGTACGTTTATTCGGCACACCAATGAGATTTTGGTGAATGTCGTCATTGAGCTGTTTTAAATCGAGTAATACCAAATCGGTTACATCCAACATTTCATCCACAAGGGGGCCATAATTTCGTACAAAACCGTTGGTATCTAAGCAAGTGTTGATCCCCTCCGCTTTGCAAGCACGGAACCAGTCCCGCACAAATTCCATTTGCAAGACCGCCTCGCCGCCCGATGCGGTGACACCGCCACCTGTTGCTCGCATAAAGTGTTTGTAAGTCACCACTTCTTTCATTAAGTCTTCAACGCTGATTTCCTTACCTCCATCTAAATCCCAAGTATCTCGATTGTGGCAATATTTACATCGCATCAAGCAGCCTTGTAAAAACAGAATAAAGCGAATTCCTGGTCCATCGACCGTGCCGCAAGATTCGTAAGAGTGATAACGTGCAATTGACATAGTTATTTCCTAATTTTTTTAGATTGGTCAGGCGGAGCTGCGTGTCCGCTTGTATGAATTTGCAATATTTTTGCTAAATCTTACCGCTTGTTTCTAGGTGGACACAGAGATCTGCTCCTACAAACAACAAGGTATGATTTAATCCGTTTCTATTTTATAACACCTTTTCCCACACAGCTTGCGGTAATAGATAAACGCCGTTCTCTGCTTTTTCGCCTTCGCTGACAATATGTCCGATGCCACTTGCCATGACTGCAAGGGTAACATCAAAAGCGTTAAGGCTATCGCCGTATCCTGCGGTCAGGTTGAACATTGAGCCGTCGGCAAGCAGATAAATGGTTTTCTCGCCCAGTTGGTAAGCATTGATATACGGCATCGGTTCGTGCATGGTATGCTGTTTTAAGAATAGTACATCAATTTCTTCGGCGACGTGTCCGACATTCAAAATAAACACGCCTGATTTAGCTTGTTGCAATAACGATGCAGATACAACATTTTTCGCTCCTGTCGCGGTTGCAATGACATCCGCAATTTTGATTGCTTGCGCTAGCGGCATTACCTGCCAGCCGTCGTATTCCGCTTGCAACGCACGGGCTTTGTCAATTTCAGCTACAATCACTTTGCCACCATAGGCTTTCGCCGAATGTGCTACGCCTTGACCGACTAAACCATAGCCGATTACCACCACCGTCTTTTCGTGCAAAGTCAAATGGGTCGTGTCAAAAAAGGTGTGCCAAGCCGTTAAACCGACCATATGGCGATTGTGCAAGCCTTCTTTTACGGGTAAATCGTCCCAGTTGAAAATTGGGTAATTCGGTGTTAAGCCGTTTAAGCGATTGATGCCCGAGCCCGTTGCCTCAAGCCCCGCTTTGACATTAGTTTGTAAGTTTTGATAGTGAATAAGCGAAGTCAGATCTGAGCCCATTTCGCATAGATGAGTTGGGTTCCACTCAATCGCTGCTTGGAAACTCTCGAACCATTCCGTTTGGCTCATGTTCCGCCAGGCTTTCGCCTCCGCTCCACAATTCATCAAATACGCCACCACATCATCTTGTACCGTAGTTGGGTTGCAAGTGGTCAAAAACACCTTCGCCCCTTTGTCTAACAAGCCCTTAACAAGCGGTGCCATTTTTAAATCAAGGTGCATATTGCAAGCTAAACGAACGTGAGAAAGATCAGGCAATGCTTCGACTGCTGCTTTAGTGCGTGGCATATTAAGCGTTGCCCAAGCGAGTTCTGCTGAGAAATTGTCGTACATAAAAATCCTTAAATTGGTAAAATTCAGGCAAAATTATACCGCTTGCCTTGCGACAAGCGGTATGTTTTTTATGATTTTTTGCAAATCATTCAGCGATTAGATCGACTGAGTGAAAGTACGAGTAATCACGTCTTGTTGTTGCTCTTTGGTTAAAGAGTTGAAACGCACAGCGTAGCCTGAAACACGAATCGTTAATTGTGGGTATTTTTCAGGATTTTCCATCGCATCTAACAACATTTCACGGTTCATTACGTTCACGTTTAAGTGCTGACCGCCTTCGATTTCAGCTTCGTGGTGGAAGTAACCGTCCATTAAACCTGCAAGGTTGCGTTTTTGTGCTTCTAAATCTTTACCTAATGCATTCGGTACGATTGAGAAGGTGTAAGAAATACCATCTTTTGCGAACGCAAATGGTAATTTCGCAACGGAGGTTAATGATGCTACCGCACCTTTTTGGTCACGACCGTGCATTGGGTTTGCACCTGGTCCAAATGGGGCACCTGAACGACGACCGTCTGGGGTGTTACCAGTTTTCTTACCGTAAACCACGTTTGAAGTGATGGTTAATACCGATTGGGTAGGGGTTGCATTGCGGTATGTGCCAAGTTTTTGAATTTTCTTCATAAAGCGTTCAACAAGATCAACTGCAATATCATCCACTCTGTCATCATTGTTACCGAATTGTGGATATTCACCTTCAATTTCGAAGTCAACAGCAATATCTTTCGCTACGCCAACCACTTCGCCCGCTTTATTTTTGATTTCAATGTCGCCACGAATTGGTTTTACTTTCGCATATTTGATTGCAGAAAGTGAGTCCGCAGCTACAGAAAGACCCGCGATACCACACGCCATGGTTCTGATTACATCACGATCGTGAAGTGCCATTAACGCAGATTCGTAAGCGTATTTATCGTGCATAAAGTGAATGATGTTTAACGCAGTGACGTACTGTTTTGCTAACCAATCCATAAAGCTGTCTAAGCGAGCCATGACATCATCGTAATCCAAGTATTCGCTAGTGATTTTGTCCGTTTTCGGTCCAACTTGGTCACCTGATTTCTCGTCTACACCGCCATTGATTGCGTATAACAAGGTTTTGGCTAAGTTTGCACGAGCACCGAAGAACTGCATCATTTTACCGACGATCATTGGTGATACGCAGCACGCAATGGCATAGTCATCGTTTTGGAAATCTGGACGCATTAAATCGTCGTTTTCGTATTGCACCGATGACGTTTCGATTGACACTTTCGCCGCATAGCGTTTGAAGCCGTCTGGTAGACTTTCAGACCAAAGGATTGTTAAGTTTGGCTCTGGTGATGGACCCATTGTGTAAAGGGTGTGGAGTAAACGGAAGCTGTTTTTAGTCACAAGAGTACGTCCGTCTAAACCCATGCCTGCGAAGGTTTCTGTCGCCCACATTGGGTCACCTGAGAATAATTGATCATACTCAGGGGTACGCAAGAAACGCACCATACGCAATTTCATTACAAGGTGATCCATTAACTCTTGAGCTTCTTGCTCAGTGATTTTGCCGAGTTTTAAGTCACGCTCGATGAACACGTCTAAGAAGGTTGAAACACGGCCGAACGACATCGCTGCACCGTTTTGTGATTTCACCGCAGCAAGATAAGCGAAATAAGTCCATTGCACCGCTTCTTGTGCGTTGGTCGCTGGGTTTGAAATGTCAAAGCCGTAACTCGCTGCCATTTCTTTCATTTTGCCTAAGGCACGGTGTTGTTCTGCAATTTCTTCACGTAGTTGAATAGTCGCTTGAATATCTTCGCCACGTTCTAATTTTTCTTGAAGAGAGTTGAACTGTTTTACTTTGTCTTTCATTAAGAAATCTGCACCGTAAAGTGCCATACGGCGATAGTCACCGATGATACGACCACGGCCGTAAGCATCTGGAAGACCAGTAATGACGCCAGACTTACGACAACGCAGAATATCAGGGGTGTAAACATCAAATACACCTTGGTTGTGGGTTTTACGATATTCTGTAAAGATTTTTTCAACTTCTGGCTTCAATTCACGGCGATATACTTTGCATGAGCCTTTTACCATATTGATTCCACCAAATGGCATGATGGCACGTTTTAATGGGGCATCAGTTTGTAAGCCAACGATTTTTTCTAAATCTTTATTGATGTAGCCAGGTGCGTGTGAGGTGATGGTTGATGGTGTATCGCAGTCGATATCATACGGTTCGTGGGTTTTGTTTTCCACTTTGATTTTTTCCATCACATCTGCCCAAAGCACTTTAGTTGCTTCGGTGGCATCCGCTAAGAAAGATTCATCGCCTTCATACGGGGTGTAGTTTTTTTGGATAAAATCACGCACATTGACTTCAGTTTGCCATTCGCCTGGAGCAAAACCTTCCCAAGCCTTTAATTGTGCTTCTGTTAATTGAGTCATTTTAAGTCCTCTTTAAGTTAGTAAATTATGAGTAACAAGCGGTGAGATTTTGCTAATTTCTTGCAAAAAGTGACCGCTTGTTGATATTTTTTAATGCTTCCGTAAATGCAAAAACCATTGTACTAAGCCGATGAAAAACGCACCACCAACGATATTACCCAGTGTGGCAGGAATTAAATTTTTCACCACAAAATTTGCCATGGTCAGATCAGTGTACTTTGCTGCATCAATGCCAATCGCTGTCCAAAACTCAGGGCTTGCAAAATTGTTGATCATTACCCCCATTGGGATCATAAACATATTCGCCACGCAGTGTTCAAAGCCTGATGCGACGAACATCGCAATCGGTAAAATCATAATAAAGGCTTTGTCGGTTAGGCTTTTGCCTGCGTATGCCATCCAGACTGCAATGCACACCATTAAGTTACAAAAAATCCCAAGGGAAAAGGCTTCGAGCCAAGTGTGATGAATTTTATGCTGTGCGGTTTTCAGAATGGTTAAACCCCATTGCCCGTTAGCTGCCATAATTTCACCGCTAAACCAAACGAGCAACACAATAAAAATCGCCCCGAAAAAGTTGCCGACATAGACCACTCCCCAGTTTTTAAGCATTTGTTGTAGGGTAATTCGTTTGCTGGCTTTAGCGATAGCGGTCATTGTGCTAGAGGTAAAAAGCTCCGCTCCAAATACCACGCACATAATGATCCCTAATGAGAAAACGACCCCGCCGATCAACTTCGCCACACCCCAAGGTAATTCACCTGCTCCGACTTGCGTGGTTGCGTAAAAAACGAAAGCAATTGAAATATAAGCACCTGCAGTAATCGCAGAAATGAAGGAGTAAAATTGATTTTTGGTGGCTTTATATACGGCACTGTCTTCGGCGATTTTCGCCATTTCAGCAGGGGAAAACATTGCTATCCTTATCTAAAAATGTTTGAAAACTTATCAAAATTGTTGAGAATTATAGCCCTGTTGCGCGGTGACTTAAATAAATTTTACTAATAAAATAAATAAAGTAGAATGCTTATTTGATCCACATCAAGATTTAACAAATGGTTCATTTTTAATCACCCTAAAACAATACAGATTTTTTACATAATGGTTACAAACTCAACAGAAAAACGCAATGATTGACTATTTTACTTCTCTAAGTGGACTTTTCTTTTCGGAACAAAATCAGTTGCTGTTGATGTTTATCAGTGCTTTTGTCAGTAGCACGATTCTACCAGGGAACTCTGAAGTCATTTTTAGCACACTGATTGCGAAACAATCATTAAATGACAGTCTAAGCCAACCCTTTGCACTTTTTCTATCGGCTTCAATAGGCAATAGCTTAGGCAGTTTAACGACATACGCCATGGCTCGCTTTTTGCCTGAACCCACATTTAAGACGCCCTCTAAAACATCGCAATGGGCGATTGCATTTAGTCGGAAATATGGTGTGTGGACACTACTGCTTAGTTGGTTGCCCGTTGTTGGTGATGTGCTTTGTGGCGTAGCCGGTTGGTTAAGACTGAATATTTGGCAAAGTGCCTTGTTTATTACGCTTGGCAAAGCTGCTCGTTATGCGGTTTTATGGTGGAGCGTGGCGACTTTTTTAGGCTAAATCGCTATAATACAAGCGGTCACTTTAGAGAGAAATTTTGCAAATGTCGAAACAACTTCCAGAAATACTATCCATTACCACTCTTGCGAGAACACACGTTTTTGAAGTGCAGGGCGTTGATTTACGCTTTTCTAACGGCGAGCTACGGACGTACGAAC encodes:
- a CDS encoding adenosylhomocysteinase — translated: MYDNFSAELAWATLNMPRTKAAVEALPDLSHVRLACNMHLDLKMAPLVKGLLDKGAKVFLTTCNPTTVQDDVVAYLMNCGAEAKAWRNMSQTEWFESFQAAIEWNPTHLCEMGSDLTSLIHYQNLQTNVKAGLEATGSGINRLNGLTPNYPIFNWDDLPVKEGLHNRHMVGLTAWHTFFDTTHLTLHEKTVVVIGYGLVGQGVAHSAKAYGGKVIVAEIDKARALQAEYDGWQVMPLAQAIKIADVIATATGAKNVVSASLLQQAKSGVFILNVGHVAEEIDVLFLKQHTMHEPMPYINAYQLGEKTIYLLADGSMFNLTAGYGDSLNAFDVTLAVMASGIGHIVSEGEKAENGVYLLPQAVWEKVL
- the focA gene encoding formate transporter FocA, giving the protein MFSPAEMAKIAEDSAVYKATKNQFYSFISAITAGAYISIAFVFYATTQVGAGELPWGVAKLIGGVVFSLGIIMCVVFGAELFTSSTMTAIAKASKRITLQQMLKNWGVVYVGNFFGAIFIVLLVWFSGEIMAANGQWGLTILKTAQHKIHHTWLEAFSLGIFCNLMVCIAVWMAYAGKSLTDKAFIMILPIAMFVASGFEHCVANMFMIPMGVMINNFASPEFWTAIGIDAAKYTDLTMANFVVKNLIPATLGNIVGGAFFIGLVQWFLHLRKH
- the adk gene encoding adenylate kinase, yielding MKIILLGAPGAGKGTQAQFMMNKFGIPQISTGDMFRAAIKEGTELGKQAKALMDEGKLVPDELTVALVKDRISQPDCAGGFLLDGFPRTIPQADALKDAGVKIDFVLEFDVADDVIVERMSGRRVHQPSGRTYHVVYNPPKVEGKDDVTGEDLIIRQDDKPETVLERLAIYHKQTKPLIAYYTAEAEAGNTQYHRLDGTKPVEAVSAELDKILS
- a CDS encoding YqaA family protein, coding for MIDYFTSLSGLFFSEQNQLLLMFISAFVSSTILPGNSEVIFSTLIAKQSLNDSLSQPFALFLSASIGNSLGSLTTYAMARFLPEPTFKTPSKTSQWAIAFSRKYGVWTLLLSWLPVVGDVLCGVAGWLRLNIWQSALFITLGKAARYAVLWWSVATFLG
- the pflB gene encoding formate C-acetyltransferase gives rise to the protein MTQLTEAQLKAWEGFAPGEWQTEVNVRDFIQKNYTPYEGDESFLADATEATKVLWADVMEKIKVENKTHEPYDIDCDTPSTITSHAPGYINKDLEKIVGLQTDAPLKRAIMPFGGINMVKGSCKVYRRELKPEVEKIFTEYRKTHNQGVFDVYTPDILRCRKSGVITGLPDAYGRGRIIGDYRRMALYGADFLMKDKVKQFNSLQEKLERGEDIQATIQLREEIAEQHRALGKMKEMAASYGFDISNPATNAQEAVQWTYFAYLAAVKSQNGAAMSFGRVSTFLDVFIERDLKLGKITEQEAQELMDHLVMKLRMVRFLRTPEYDQLFSGDPMWATETFAGMGLDGRTLVTKNSFRLLHTLYTMGPSPEPNLTILWSESLPDGFKRYAAKVSIETSSVQYENDDLMRPDFQNDDYAIACCVSPMIVGKMMQFFGARANLAKTLLYAINGGVDEKSGDQVGPKTDKITSEYLDYDDVMARLDSFMDWLAKQYVTALNIIHFMHDKYAYESALMALHDRDVIRTMACGIAGLSVAADSLSAIKYAKVKPIRGDIEIKNKAGEVVGVAKDIAVDFEIEGEYPQFGNNDDRVDDIAVDLVERFMKKIQKLGTYRNATPTQSVLTITSNVVYGKKTGNTPDGRRSGAPFGPGANPMHGRDQKGAVASLTSVAKLPFAFAKDGISYTFSIVPNALGKDLEAQKRNLAGLMDGYFHHEAEIEGGQHLNVNVMNREMLLDAMENPEKYPQLTIRVSGYAVRFNSLTKEQQQDVITRTFTQSI
- the pflA gene encoding pyruvate formate lyase 1-activating protein, with protein sequence MSIARYHSYESCGTVDGPGIRFILFLQGCLMRCKYCHNRDTWDLDGGKEISVEDLMKEVVTYKHFMRATGGGVTASGGEAVLQMEFVRDWFRACKAEGINTCLDTNGFVRNYGPLVDEMLDVTDLVLLDLKQLNDDIHQNLIGVPNKRTLEFALYLQKRNQPTWIRYVVVPGWTDDDDSIHRLGKFIEGMTNIEKVELLPYHRLGAHKWETLGHKYELEDVQPPTKESLEHIKTILESYGHTVKY